From Phalacrocorax carbo chromosome 8, bPhaCar2.1, whole genome shotgun sequence, a single genomic window includes:
- the LOC135314610 gene encoding basic proline-rich protein-like — protein MGPRGGGGGRGRGGGGAVGAVGAGARGRAARRGRRPAPVPRPDGPARPDASPPSRRPAGVATPPDGRSAGCPSGGGAWSRQPRSCPAPAAPALEPWGRTDRPDGGAKRSGGPRRCPGPGGAGGGGVSPRGRIPFGLNLRPGGGSPARGRRASLQTLPDDSITATRRGAPTAAQPGGPARPATGPAGPPSHRPRRPAQPPAPPARPATGPAAPSRRGPAAQARGGRGCLSRPLPSLPGLERRVGPGPDGRGGAARSHWLPLPGAAGAAVGGDSPAHLHRGAPPAPPGGTTASVKHPLPPRGERPVSAPGGVTGLSPLGAAGASGAAISRRYPGAELMGLTRCRRDGAGSPGATGNGGRTPALGAPLRPARRGGRGGGGAGVGALPQPPRLPRPSAGGGAQPRAAPLRPQNPPPLCRGPRFFGAGPRCRAPLPAPGPPPPAPPARPARNERSCGPDGAAGPGAGSPGPAPAQRGSATPSNDRGMAMNPPAQTRASPCHRGARPGSGLALLGVGGRGTPEQAQGTGSVSPAPCTKAGSPNTGPQLSAKSPAPSRALARHQARHGTARHGMARHSTAWRGVAQHSML, from the exons ATGGGgccgcgcggcggcggcggcgggcgggggcggggcggcgggggcgccgTCGGGGCCgtcggggccggggcgcggggccgggccgcacGTCGGGGCCGCCGTCCCGCTCCCGTCCCGCGCCCCGATGGGCCGGCCCGGCCAGACGCCTCCCCGCCATCCCGCCGCCCCGCTGGAGTCGCGACCCCCCCCGACGGCCGCTCCGCCGGGTGCCCGTCCGGCGGCGGGGCTTGGTCCCGGCAACCCCGCAGCTGCCCGGCCCCCGCGGCCCCCGCGCTTGAACCGTGGGGCCGGACCGACCGCCCCGACGGCGGCGCGAAGCGGAGCGGCGGCCCCAGGCGgtgcccggggccgggcggggcggggggaggcggggtATCCCCGCGGGGCCGGATTCCGTTCGGGCTGAATTTgcggcccggcggcgggagcccGGCGCGCGGTCGCCGAGCGAGTTTGCAGACGCTCCCTGAC GATTCAATTACTGCGACGCGCCGAGGCGCTCCGACCGCCGCGCAGCCGGGCGGGCCGGCCCGCCCAGccaccggccccgccggcccgcCCAGccaccggccccgccggcccgcCCAGccaccggccccgccggcccgcccagccaccggccccgccgccccgagccgccgcggccccgccgcccaaGCCCGTGGGGGCCGGGGGTGCCTTTCCcgcccccttccctccctgcccggGCTGGAGCGCAGGGTCGGGCCGGGCCCCGACGGCCGCGGCGGAGCTGCCCGGAGCCACTGGCTGCCGCTTCCCGgtgcggcgggggcggccgtcGGGGGGGACTCCCCGGCTCACTTGCACAGAggggcaccccccgccccgcccggcggcACCACCGCGTCTGTTAAAcaccccctcccgccccggggagAGCGCCCGGTGTCGGCTCCGGGCGGCGTAACCGGATTGTCCCCGCTCGGTGCGGCGGGTGCGAGTGGAGCCGCCATCAGCCGCCGCTATCCCGGAGCGGAGCTAATGGGATTGACACGATGCCGGCGTGACGGTGCGGGGTCGCCCGGCGCCACCGGGAACGGCGGCAGGACCCCAGCCCTCGGGGCCCCGCTCCGGCCGgcccggcggggagggcggggaggcggcggggcgggggtgggag CTCTCCCGCAGCCGCCTCGTCTCCCTCGCCCCTcggcgggcgggggcgcgcagccccgcgcagccccgctcCGGCCCCAAAACCCCCCGCCGCTTTGCCGAGGGCCGCGTTTCTTTGGGGCCGGGCCACGCTGTCGggctccgctccccgccccgggacccccgcccccggcaccccccgcccgCCCTGCGCGGAACGAGAGAAGCTGCGGCCCCGacggggcggccgggcccggaGCCGGGTCCCCGGGTCCCGCCCCGGCACAGCGCGGCTCTGCGACCCCCAGCAATGACCGCGGCATGGCTATGAACCCACCCGCCCAAACCCGCGCTTCTCCGTGCCAtcggggtgccagacccggcTCTGGGCTGGCCCTGCTGGGCGTGGGGGGCCGCGGGACTCCCGAGCAGGCACAGGGCACCGGCAGtgtgtccccagcaccctgtaCCAAGGCAGGCTCCCCCAACACAGGGCCACAGCTGAGTGCAAAGAGCCCTGCACCCAGCAGGGCTCTGGCCAGGCACcaggcacggcacggcacggcacggcacggcatggcGCGGCACAGCacggcgtggcgtggcgtggcacAACACAGCATGCTGTAG
- the TLX3 gene encoding T-cell leukemia homeobox protein 3 translates to MDPPAGAQGQHQHQHEPISFGIDQILNSPEQESAAPPPPRGPDGATFLGGPGGRGGAPYPALPAPFPAIAAPFEDSGSYSVNLSLAPAGVIRVPAHRPIPGAVPPPISSAIPAMPAVPSLGSLNFPWMESSRRFVKDRFTAAAALTPFTVTRRIGHPYQNRTPPKRKKPRTSFSRVQICELEKRFHRQKYLASAERAALAKSLKMTDAQVKTWFQNRRTKWRRQTAEEREAERQQASRLMLQLQHDAFQKSLNESIQPDPLCLHNSSLFALQNLQPWEEESAKIPPVTSLV, encoded by the exons atggatcCGCCGGCGGGCGCTCAGggccagcaccagcaccagcacgaGCCCATCAGCTTCGGCATCGACCAGATCCTCAACAGCCCCGAGCAGGAGagcgctgccccgccgcccccccggggccccgACGGCGCGACCTTCCtgggcggccccggcggccgcggcggcgcgCCCTACCCGGCCCTGCCGGCCCCCTTCCCGGCCATCGCCGCGCCCTTCGAGGACTCTGGATCTTACAGTGTGAACCTCAGCCTGGCCCCGGCCGGCGTGATCCGGGTGCCGGCGCACAGGCCCATCCCCGGGGCCGTGCCACCGCCCATCTCCAGCGCCATCCCGGCCATGCCCGCCGTGCCCAGCCTGGGCAGCCTCAACTTCCCTTGGATGGAGAGCAGCAGGCGCTTCGTCAAGGACAGGTTCACAG cggcggcggcgctgacGCCCTTCACGGTGACACGGCGGATCGGGCATCCCTACCAGAACCGGACCCCGCCGAAGCGCAAGAAGCCGCGGACGTCCTTCTCCCGGGTGCAGATCTGCGAGCTGGAGAAGCGCTTCCACCGGCAGAAGTACCTGGCCTCGGCCGAGCGCGCTGCCCTCGCCAAGTCCCTCAAGATGACGGACGCCCAGGTGAAGACCTGGTTCCAGAACCGGCGCACCAAGTGGCG GCGGCAGACGGCGGAGGAGCGGGAGGCCGAGCGGCAGCAGGCGAGCCGGctgatgctgcagctgcagcacgaCGCCTTCCAGAAGTCGCTGAACGAGTCGATCCAGCCCGACCCGCTGTGCCTGCACAACTCGTCGCTGTTTGCGCTGCAGAacctgcagccctgggaggaggagagcgCCAAGATCCCCCCGGTCACCTCCCTCGTCTGA